The following coding sequences lie in one Xanthomonas hortorum pv. pelargonii genomic window:
- the argC gene encoding N-acetyl-gamma-glutamyl-phosphate reductase produces the protein MTVQTTTIGIIGARGHTGSELIKLVAAHPHLRLVFVSSRELAGQPVADYNDAYQGELRYESLDADAVAAKAADVVILALPNGKAEPFVAAIDAARPQTLLIDLSADYRFDPAWYYGLPELTRGKYAGQKRISNPGCYATAMQLTIAPLLDQLAGPPQCFGVSGYSGAGTTPSDKNNPELLADNLMPYALTNHMHEREVSAQLGVPVEFMPHVAPHFRGLTMTVNLWLQQPLTREQIQARYAQRYADEPLIEIVDEAPWVSRIAGKHGVQIGGVTLAPGNKRVVVVATLDNLLKGAATQAMQNLNLAFGWDELTAIR, from the coding sequence ATGACTGTTCAAACAACGACCATCGGCATCATCGGCGCCCGCGGGCATACCGGTTCGGAATTGATCAAGCTGGTGGCGGCGCATCCGCACCTGCGGCTGGTGTTCGTGTCCTCGCGCGAACTGGCCGGGCAGCCTGTGGCCGACTATAACGATGCGTATCAAGGTGAGTTGCGTTACGAGAGCCTGGATGCCGATGCGGTGGCCGCCAAGGCCGCCGATGTGGTGATCCTGGCGCTGCCCAACGGCAAGGCAGAGCCGTTTGTCGCGGCGATCGATGCGGCCAGACCGCAGACGCTGTTGATCGACCTGTCGGCCGATTACCGCTTCGATCCGGCCTGGTACTACGGGCTGCCGGAGCTGACGCGCGGAAAGTACGCCGGGCAGAAGCGCATCAGCAACCCGGGCTGCTATGCCACCGCGATGCAGCTGACGATCGCGCCGCTGCTCGATCAACTGGCCGGCCCACCGCAGTGCTTTGGTGTCTCCGGCTATTCCGGCGCGGGCACCACGCCCTCGGACAAGAACAACCCGGAGTTGCTGGCCGATAACCTGATGCCGTATGCGCTCACCAACCACATGCACGAGCGCGAGGTCTCTGCGCAGCTCGGCGTGCCGGTGGAGTTCATGCCGCATGTGGCGCCGCATTTCCGCGGCCTCACCATGACGGTCAACCTGTGGCTGCAGCAACCGCTCACACGCGAGCAGATCCAGGCGCGCTACGCGCAGCGTTATGCCGACGAGCCGCTGATCGAGATTGTCGATGAGGCGCCGTGGGTCAGCCGCATCGCCGGCAAGCATGGCGTGCAGATCGGTGGCGTGACATTGGCGCCGGGCAACAAGCGCGTGGTGGTGGTGGCAACGCTGGACAACCTGCTCAAGGGCGCGGCCACGCAGGCGATGCAGAACCTCAACCTGGCATTTGGCTGGGACGAATTGACTGCGATTCGTTGA
- a CDS encoding cupin domain-containing protein — MAVISTETAEHYPWGEACEGWHLLRDPSLSVLEERMPPGVAESRHRHSRARHFFYVLAGEVMLQLDGAQHVLGVGQGLDVPPGTTHQMHNLSDVEARFLVISAPHGRDDRAPTTARAKDVS; from the coding sequence ATGGCCGTGATCAGCACCGAGACCGCAGAACACTATCCCTGGGGCGAAGCCTGCGAAGGCTGGCACCTGTTGCGCGATCCCAGCTTGAGCGTGCTCGAAGAACGCATGCCGCCAGGCGTTGCGGAGTCGCGTCATCGGCATAGTCGCGCGCGGCATTTTTTCTATGTGCTGGCCGGCGAAGTGATGCTGCAACTGGATGGCGCGCAGCACGTGCTCGGGGTCGGGCAGGGCCTGGACGTGCCGCCTGGCACCACGCACCAGATGCACAATCTGTCCGATGTCGAGGCGCGCTTTCTGGTGATCTCTGCACCGCATGGTCGCGACGATCGTGCACCCACGACAGCACGTGCGAAGGACGTCAGCTGA
- a CDS encoding argininosuccinate lyase encodes MTNLLWQKPGVAVDAKIQRFLAGDDVILDREFFLHDIAASKAHAQGLQHIGILSLQELGGLSEQLDLLADDFRSGAFVLDAQYEDCHSAIEARLTERLGDAGRKIHTGRSRNDQILVATRLWLKDKLQRVAELSAEIAKVALDRAQAEADLPVPGYTHIQRAVVSSAGMWWAGWAEAFIDNAVRATDTLRLVDSNPLGTAAGYGVNLPLDRAHTTAELGFARLQVSPIYAQLSRGKYELAALEALGSATLDLRRIAWDLSLFTSGEFAFVALPAQYTTGSSIMPNKRNPDVIELMRATHASIAAARTEIEQLLSLPSGYHRDLQSSKGAIVHGFGRGLAALELLPALLANLEWRPDKLRAAIDSGMYATDVAVEAAVAGVPFREAYKAAAESSDTAGQGRTPEGSLAARVSPGAAADLQLDVLRARWEALR; translated from the coding sequence ATGACCAATCTGTTGTGGCAAAAACCCGGTGTGGCAGTGGACGCCAAGATCCAGCGCTTCCTGGCCGGCGACGACGTCATCCTGGACCGCGAGTTCTTCCTGCACGACATCGCTGCCAGCAAGGCGCATGCGCAGGGGTTGCAGCACATCGGCATCCTGTCGCTGCAGGAACTGGGCGGGCTGAGCGAGCAACTGGATCTGCTGGCCGATGATTTCCGCAGCGGTGCGTTCGTGCTCGATGCGCAATATGAAGATTGCCATTCGGCGATCGAGGCGCGTCTGACCGAGCGCCTGGGCGATGCCGGCCGCAAGATCCACACCGGACGCAGCCGTAACGACCAGATTCTGGTCGCCACGCGGCTATGGTTGAAGGACAAGCTGCAACGTGTGGCCGAGCTCAGCGCGGAGATCGCCAAGGTGGCGCTGGACCGCGCGCAAGCCGAAGCCGACCTGCCGGTGCCCGGCTATACGCATATCCAGCGTGCGGTGGTGTCGTCGGCCGGCATGTGGTGGGCAGGCTGGGCAGAAGCATTTATCGACAATGCAGTGCGCGCGACCGACACCTTGCGGTTGGTGGACAGCAACCCGCTCGGCACTGCGGCCGGTTACGGCGTCAATCTGCCGCTGGACCGTGCGCATACCACTGCCGAGCTCGGCTTTGCGCGCCTGCAGGTCTCGCCGATCTACGCACAGCTCTCGCGTGGCAAGTACGAATTGGCTGCGCTCGAAGCGCTTGGCAGCGCCACCTTGGACTTGCGGCGTATTGCCTGGGATCTGTCGTTGTTCACCAGCGGCGAATTCGCCTTCGTCGCGTTGCCGGCGCAATACACCACCGGCAGTTCGATCATGCCGAACAAGCGCAACCCCGACGTCATCGAACTGATGCGTGCCACCCATGCCAGCATCGCGGCGGCGCGGACCGAAATCGAACAGTTGTTGTCGCTGCCGTCCGGTTATCACCGCGATCTGCAGAGCAGCAAGGGCGCGATCGTGCATGGCTTCGGGCGCGGCCTGGCCGCGCTCGAACTGCTGCCGGCGTTGCTGGCCAATCTGGAATGGCGCCCGGACAAGCTGCGCGCTGCGATCGATTCGGGCATGTACGCCACCGATGTGGCGGTGGAAGCGGCTGTGGCCGGTGTGCCGTTCCGCGAGGCCTACAAGGCGGCAGCGGAATCCTCCGACACTGCAGGGCAGGGGCGCACTCCAGAAGGCAGCCTTGCGGCGCGCGTCTCGCCAGGCGCCGCCGCGGATCTGCAATTGGATGTCTTGCGTGCCCGTTGGGAGGCCCTGCGCTGA
- a CDS encoding YciI family protein: MTTRYLVLAMRKPDFPGDVVQPHLDFLDTLRAAGQLEMNGGFSDRTGGAYVLVNLGGLEEAQQIVARDPLVLRDASTLTVYEWNTH, encoded by the coding sequence ATGACCACGCGCTATCTGGTGCTGGCGATGCGCAAGCCGGATTTTCCCGGCGATGTGGTGCAGCCGCATCTGGATTTTCTCGATACTTTGCGTGCGGCCGGGCAGCTCGAAATGAACGGTGGTTTCAGCGATCGCACCGGCGGTGCATATGTGTTGGTCAATCTGGGCGGTCTGGAGGAGGCGCAGCAGATCGTTGCGCGCGATCCATTGGTGCTGCGCGATGCCTCGACGTTGACCGTGTATGAGTGGAACACGCACTGA
- a CDS encoding acetylornithine deacetylase, with amino-acid sequence MTDLLASTLTHLEKLVSFDTRNPPRAIAAEGGIFDYLRAQLPGFQVEVIDHGAGAVSLYAVRGKPNYLFNVHLDTVPDSPHWSADPHVMRRTDDRVIGLGVCDIKGAAAALVAAANAGQGDAAFLFSSDEEANDPRCIAAFLARGLPYEAVLVAEPTMSEAVLAHRGISSVLMRFAGRAGHASGKQDPSASALHQAMRWGGRALDHVESLAHARFGGLTGLRFNIGRVDGGIKANMIAPAAEVRFGFRPLPSMDVDGLLATFAGFAEPAAAQFEETFRGPSLPSGDIARAEERRLAARDVADALDLPIGNAVDFWTEASLFSAGGYTALVYGPGDIAQAHTADEFVTLAQLQRYAESVHRIINGAH; translated from the coding sequence ATGACCGATCTACTCGCATCCACCCTGACGCACCTGGAAAAGCTGGTGTCCTTCGACACCCGTAATCCGCCGCGTGCGATCGCTGCCGAGGGCGGCATCTTCGATTATCTGCGTGCGCAGTTGCCTGGTTTTCAGGTCGAGGTGATCGACCACGGTGCCGGCGCGGTGAGCCTGTATGCGGTGCGTGGAAAGCCCAACTACCTGTTCAACGTGCATCTGGACACGGTGCCGGATTCGCCGCACTGGAGTGCCGATCCGCACGTGATGCGGCGCACCGACGATCGTGTGATCGGGCTAGGTGTGTGCGATATCAAAGGTGCTGCGGCGGCGCTGGTGGCGGCGGCCAATGCCGGGCAGGGCGATGCGGCGTTTCTGTTTTCCTCCGACGAAGAAGCCAACGACCCGCGCTGCATCGCCGCGTTTCTGGCGCGTGGATTGCCGTATGAAGCGGTGCTGGTGGCCGAGCCGACCATGAGCGAGGCGGTGCTGGCGCATCGCGGGATCAGCTCGGTGCTGATGCGGTTTGCCGGGCGTGCCGGGCATGCGTCGGGCAAGCAGGATCCGTCGGCAAGTGCCTTGCATCAGGCGATGCGCTGGGGCGGCAGGGCGCTGGATCATGTCGAGTCGCTGGCGCATGCGCGCTTCGGTGGTTTGACCGGTTTGCGCTTCAACATCGGTCGCGTCGATGGCGGCATCAAGGCCAACATGATCGCGCCGGCGGCCGAGGTGCGTTTCGGCTTTCGTCCGCTGCCGTCGATGGACGTGGATGGCTTGCTGGCCACCTTCGCCGGATTTGCCGAGCCGGCTGCGGCGCAGTTCGAAGAAACCTTTCGTGGGCCCAGCCTGCCGTCCGGCGATATCGCGCGTGCAGAAGAACGCCGCCTGGCCGCGCGCGATGTGGCCGATGCGCTGGATCTGCCGATCGGCAACGCGGTGGATTTCTGGACCGAGGCCTCGCTGTTTTCGGCTGGCGGTTACACCGCGTTGGTGTATGGCCCCGGCGATATCGCGCAGGCACACACCGCCGACGAGTTCGTGACGCTTGCGCAGTTGCAGCGTTACGCCGAATCGGTCCACCGCATCATCAACGGCGCACACTGA
- the proB gene encoding glutamate 5-kinase: protein MTTPADMPSLFTEQPLPPWRRAVLKVGSSLLAADGGGLSPRFALGLAQFVSANLAAGRELVIVSSGAVAAGRAILPKAAEAGAPIAARQALAALGQAQLIALWQRFFERPVAQVLLTHDDLRNRRRYLNARATLGELLRLGALPVINENDTVSVDELKLGDNDNLAAIVAALVDADALFIATDIDGLYSADPRSNPLARALDEVPELTAEVLAMAGGSGSSVGTGGMRTKLEAAAKAGAAGIETYLFNGRSSEVVRGLAQDRLRGTRIHPARTRIAARKYWLRHAPVEPGAILIDAGAAAALTGKGASLLPGGVASAQGDFRRGDMVEIRLRDADGERCLARGVSQYSAVDIRRIAGRHSREIETVLGYSYGENVVHRDDLVLL, encoded by the coding sequence ATGACAACCCCTGCCGACATGCCGTCGTTATTTACCGAGCAGCCGTTGCCGCCATGGCGTCGCGCGGTGCTCAAGGTCGGCAGCAGCCTGTTGGCCGCCGATGGTGGCGGCCTGTCGCCGCGGTTCGCGTTGGGCCTGGCGCAATTCGTGTCGGCCAATCTGGCCGCAGGGCGCGAGCTGGTGATCGTCTCTTCCGGTGCGGTGGCGGCAGGCCGCGCGATCTTGCCGAAAGCCGCCGAAGCCGGTGCACCGATCGCCGCGCGTCAAGCCTTGGCCGCGCTCGGCCAGGCGCAATTGATCGCGCTGTGGCAGCGCTTTTTCGAACGTCCGGTGGCGCAGGTACTGCTCACTCACGACGACCTGCGTAACCGCCGCCGGTATCTTAATGCGCGCGCCACCCTGGGCGAGTTGTTGCGGCTGGGTGCGTTGCCGGTGATCAACGAGAACGACACCGTGTCGGTGGACGAGCTCAAGCTGGGCGATAACGACAATCTCGCCGCGATCGTCGCCGCGCTGGTCGATGCCGATGCGTTGTTCATCGCCACCGATATCGATGGCTTGTACAGCGCCGACCCGCGCAGCAATCCGTTGGCGCGCGCGCTGGACGAGGTGCCCGAACTCACTGCCGAGGTGCTGGCGATGGCCGGTGGCAGCGGCAGCAGCGTGGGCACCGGCGGCATGCGCACCAAGCTGGAAGCCGCCGCAAAGGCCGGTGCCGCCGGTATCGAAACCTATCTGTTCAACGGCCGCAGCAGCGAGGTGGTGCGCGGGCTTGCGCAGGATCGCCTGCGTGGCACGCGCATCCACCCCGCACGCACACGCATTGCCGCCCGCAAGTACTGGCTGCGCCACGCACCGGTGGAGCCGGGCGCGATCCTGATCGATGCCGGCGCCGCTGCGGCGCTGACCGGCAAGGGCGCATCGCTATTGCCGGGCGGTGTGGCCAGCGCGCAAGGCGACTTCCGGCGCGGCGATATGGTCGAAATCCGCCTGCGCGACGCCGATGGCGAACGCTGCCTGGCACGCGGCGTCAGCCAGTATTCGGCAGTGGATATCCGCCGCATCGCGGGCCGTCATTCGCGCGAGATCGAAACCGTGCTCGGTTACAGCTATGGCGAGAATGTGGTGCATCGCGATGATCTGGTGCTGTTGTAG
- a CDS encoding GNAT family N-acetyltransferase — protein MASTTLPPHWRELPTLRGQHVTLEPLQAAHADGLRDALGDGALSRLWYTGVPAPAQVDDYVGAALAAQVDGLVLPYVVRDAAGDIVGCTRYYGLDATVPKLSIGYTWYAPRVQRSGVNTDTKLLLLQHAFETLGCLSVVFETSWFNHTSRAAIARLGAKQDGVLRNHTRHADGTPRDTVVFSIIDTEWAGVKRHLQFRLEANA, from the coding sequence ATGGCGTCCACTACCTTGCCACCACACTGGCGCGAGTTGCCCACGCTACGCGGCCAACACGTCACGCTGGAACCGCTGCAAGCTGCGCATGCTGACGGTCTGCGTGATGCGCTGGGCGACGGTGCGTTGTCGCGGCTGTGGTACACCGGGGTGCCGGCACCGGCGCAGGTGGACGACTACGTGGGCGCGGCGTTGGCTGCGCAAGTCGACGGGCTGGTGCTGCCTTATGTGGTACGTGATGCGGCCGGCGACATCGTCGGCTGCACGCGCTATTACGGGCTGGATGCGACCGTGCCCAAGCTGTCGATCGGCTACACCTGGTACGCGCCGCGCGTGCAGCGCAGCGGCGTCAATACCGACACCAAGCTGCTGCTGTTGCAGCATGCCTTCGAAACGCTGGGCTGTTTGAGCGTGGTCTTCGAAACCAGTTGGTTCAATCACACCTCGCGCGCGGCAATCGCGCGGCTGGGCGCCAAGCAGGACGGGGTACTGCGCAACCACACCCGCCACGCCGACGGCACACCGCGCGATACCGTAGTGTTCTCCATCATCGATACGGAATGGGCCGGGGTGAAACGCCACCTGCAGTTCCGCCTGGAAGCAAACGCATGA
- a CDS encoding acetylglutamate kinase, protein MSLSAQPHKQTRQTIVRLLSSMASAKEISQYLKRFSQLDAKRFAVVKVGGAVLRDDLDALTSSLSFLQEVGLTPIVLHGAGPQLDAELSAAGIEKRTVNGLRVTSPEALAIVRKVFQASNLKLVEALQQNGARATSITGGVFEAEYLDRATYGLVGEVKAVNLAPIEASLQAGSIPVITSLGETPSGQILNVNADFAANELVQELQPYKIIFLTGTGGLLDPDGKVIDSINLSTEFDHLMQQPWINGGMRVKIEQIKDLLDRLPLESSVSITRPADLAKELFTHKGSGTLVRRGERVLRATSWDELDLPRLTSLIESSFGRTLVPDYFSNTKLLRAYVSENYRAAVILTDEGMLGASALIYLDKFAVLDDAQGEGLGRAVWNVMREETPQLFWRSRHNNQVNIFYYAESDGCIKQEKWKVFWYGLENFEQIQHCVAHCATRQPTLLG, encoded by the coding sequence ATGTCCCTCTCCGCACAGCCCCACAAACAGACCCGCCAGACCATCGTGCGCCTGCTTTCGAGCATGGCCAGCGCCAAGGAAATCAGCCAGTACCTCAAGCGTTTTTCGCAGCTCGATGCCAAACGCTTTGCGGTGGTCAAGGTGGGCGGCGCGGTGCTGCGCGACGATCTGGACGCGCTGACCTCGTCGCTGTCGTTCCTGCAGGAGGTGGGGCTGACCCCGATCGTGCTGCATGGCGCCGGCCCGCAGCTGGATGCCGAACTCTCGGCGGCCGGTATCGAGAAGCGCACCGTCAACGGACTGCGGGTGACCTCGCCGGAAGCCCTGGCGATCGTGCGCAAGGTGTTCCAGGCTTCCAACCTCAAGCTGGTCGAAGCGCTGCAGCAGAACGGTGCGCGTGCGACTTCGATCACCGGCGGCGTGTTCGAAGCCGAGTATCTGGACCGCGCCACCTATGGCCTGGTCGGTGAGGTCAAGGCGGTGAATCTGGCGCCGATCGAAGCGAGCCTGCAGGCCGGTTCCATCCCGGTGATCACCAGCCTGGGCGAGACGCCAAGCGGGCAGATCCTCAACGTCAACGCGGATTTTGCCGCCAACGAACTGGTGCAGGAACTGCAGCCGTACAAGATCATCTTCCTCACCGGCACCGGTGGCTTGCTGGATCCCGACGGCAAGGTGATCGATTCGATCAACCTGTCCACCGAGTTCGATCATCTGATGCAGCAGCCGTGGATCAATGGCGGCATGCGGGTCAAGATCGAGCAGATCAAGGACTTGCTCGATCGTCTGCCGCTGGAATCGTCGGTGTCGATCACCCGGCCGGCGGATCTGGCCAAGGAGCTGTTCACGCACAAGGGTTCGGGCACGTTGGTGCGGCGTGGCGAGCGCGTATTGCGCGCGACCTCGTGGGACGAACTGGATCTGCCGCGCCTCACCTCGCTGATCGAATCCAGCTTCGGCCGCACGCTGGTGCCCGATTACTTCAGCAACACCAAGCTGCTGCGCGCCTACGTCAGCGAGAACTATCGCGCCGCGGTGATCCTCACCGATGAGGGCATGCTGGGTGCAAGCGCGCTGATCTATCTGGACAAGTTTGCCGTGCTCGACGACGCGCAAGGCGAGGGCCTGGGCCGCGCGGTGTGGAATGTGATGCGCGAAGAAACCCCGCAGCTGTTCTGGCGCTCGCGTCACAACAACCAGGTCAACATTTTCTATTACGCCGAGTCCGACGGCTGCATCAAGCAGGAGAAGTGGAAAGTGTTTTGGTACGGGCTGGAAAACTTCGAGCAGATCCAGCATTGCGTGGCGCATTGCGCGACGCGTCAGCCGACGCTGCTGGGCTGA